The Actinocorallia herbida DNA window CCGACGCGCCTCCGAGCCGTCAGGCGCGGATCTTCAACACGATCATCCGCAACTCGGGGCGGCGCCTGTGGGCCGCGTCGGCCTCGACGGACGCCGGCCTGATCCGCTTCCGGAAGATCAACTCGGCGCTGCGCACGCGGGCCCCGAAGGGGGTCCGGATCAGCCCCCATGAGTTCCCCGCCTTCTCCGCGGAGTGGGTGCGGGCCGGGGAGGTCGACGAGAGCAAGGTCGTCCTCTACCTCCATGGAGGCGGGTACTTCTTCGGCGGGCCCACCATGTACCGGGGCCTCTCCTGGCGGCTCTCCGCGGCCGCGAAGCGCCCCGTGCTGGTGCTCGACTACAGGCTCGCGCCGGAGCACACCCCGTCGGACGCGCTCGAAGACGCCCTCACCGCTTACGACGCCCTCATCGCGATGGGCCACGCGCCCCAAGACGTCACGGTAGGAGGGGACTCGGCGGGAGGTCACCTTGCGCTCTCCCTGCTGCACGCGCTCAAGCGCCGCGGGAGCGAGCTGCCCGGGACCGTCGTGGCGATCTCGCCGTGGGTGGACCTGCTGTGCACCGCGGACTCGCACACGGCCAACGCCGCCAGCGACCACGTCATCCCGGCCGTCAAGCTCAAGTGGCTGGGCGAGCGGTTCTGCGAGGCCGCGGCCTCGGG harbors:
- a CDS encoding alpha/beta hydrolase fold domain-containing protein, translating into MTTFRHDLALSPDAPPSRQARIFNTIIRNSGRRLWAASASTDAGLIRFRKINSALRTRAPKGVRISPHEFPAFSAEWVRAGEVDESKVVLYLHGGGYFFGGPTMYRGLSWRLSAAAKRPVLVLDYRLAPEHTPSDALEDALTAYDALIAMGHAPQDVTVGGDSAGGHLALSLLHALKRRGSELPGTVVAISPWVDLLCTADSHTANAASDHVIPAVKLKWLGERFCEAAASGDPLFDPVHGDYTGFPPLLLISSTTEILRDDAHTVASRAKEAGVEVVHREWTGQAHVFPVFADYIPEGKAAIADIGEFLRSR